AAATCCTGGACAGTATCCACGCTGTCAGTTTTGAGCATGCTTGCCCTGATCCCCTTCGACGTTTCGCATTCCCGGCACTCAGCCATAACATCAACACTTGAGTTCATGCTCCCTCCAGTGCGGCCAATCTCTCAGCCGCCTCGATTTTGGGTCAATCTCGAGTGGTATCATCCGGCCTGATCTCCTCTCATTTGCTTTCAGCACCATTACCTGCAACAGATTCTCGACTCCAGGGTAGATAGCCTTGAACGTCTCGTCAGTCTCTGAGTAGTAGTCATCCCGGTAGAGCCCTAACACTACGCGCGCATCTTGCTCAATGGCTCCCGATTCTCTGAGGTCGGAGAGCCGAGGCCGCCTGTCTGACTTCCGATCCTTCCCCTCGGCTTCCCGGTTGAGCTGGCAAAGTGCGACTATCGGTACGTCACAGTCTTTCGCCATCTGTGCCAACCGCCCGGATACCAGCGTGGTCTTTTCGTACAGACTCTTGGCAGCGTCCCCGATTTTCCCCAGGTGGTCAATAAACACCGCTCCTAAATTGTGCTCAGCTTTCATCCGCTCGATCCGCGCCGTGATATTCCCCGTGGTCAACCCCGCCTTGTCGTCAATCCAGATCGGCAACTCGTGGACCTCGGCTATCGCCGCGGTGGTCTTCTCTTGAATCTCGGCGCGTTCCTCCATTCCGAACTTGTTGTCGAAAACCCCTTGCTCAATGTCATCTTTGTTGAGTCCGGCCAACATGTAG
This DNA window, taken from Dehalococcoidia bacterium, encodes the following:
- a CDS encoding DnaB-like helicase C-terminal domain-containing protein is translated as TGFKRLDRAIGGWERGVFYVIAGRPGIGKSHLMLCAALGATPEAPAGIFSLEMSKPQIISRLAYMLAGLNKDDIEQGVFDNKFGMEERAEIQEKTTAAIAEVHELPIWIDDKAGLTTGNITARIERMKAEHNLGAVFIDHLGKIGDAAKSLYEKTTLVSGRLAQMAKDCDVPIVALCQLNREAEGKDRKSDRRPRLSDLRESGAIEQDARVVLGLYRDDYYSETDETFKAIYPGVENLLQVMVLKANERRSGRMIPLEIDPKSRRLRDWPHWREHELKC